One genomic window of Triplophysa rosa linkage group LG11, Trosa_1v2, whole genome shotgun sequence includes the following:
- the LOC130562169 gene encoding uncharacterized protein LOC130562169 translates to MDDNSLERFLPAIGDRVALRNYCGGNSNYEKQSRKLNLLEKLRKKMKLGHASNISEDTSEETGSGTRGKLLIGNKNACKNRRRIEIGWLHNGKQVRARCGGGTRKVTVQKTMCCDDLINLGKELFFPKGQSKKGPEANFSFKIYDFQECEMSHDITVGELYESAKLGVLRFYLATFELEESDASEDTHSSDTPSEQKDDCYITGETYFSSDDEIHFGPMPMESPNYTSDDTLPIGSSQEEIPSTSQEERPSMSQEEMPSTSREVSHLITHQESAPKVLRLCRVNIVHDMVEKFKDASVVEANL, encoded by the coding sequence ATGGATGACAACTCTCTGGAGAGATTCCTGCCTGCCATAGGTGATAGGGTTGCCCTAAGGAATTACTGTGGCGGCAACAGCAACTATGAAAAACAATCTAGAAAACTAAATCTTCTAGAAAAACTAAGGAAGAAAATGAAACTTGGACATGCCTCAAACATTTCAGAGGACACAAGTGAAGAGACGGGAAGTGGAACCAGAGGAAAGTTACTGATTGGAAACAAAAATGCTTGTAAAAACAGAAGACGGATCGAAATTGGATGGCTACACAATGGAAAGCAAGTTCGAGCCAGATGTGGTGGCGGGACAAGAAAGGTGACTGTTCAGAAAACTATGTGTTGTGATGACCTCATCAATCTGGGAAAGGAGCTTTTTTTCCCTAAGGGTCAGTCAAAGAAAGGCCCAGAAGCCAATTTCTCTTTCAAGATATATGATTTTCAAGAATGTGAAATGTCACATGATATCACAGTTGGAGAACTGTACGAATCCGCTAAACTGGGAGTACTAAGATTCTACTTGGCAACATTTGAGCTTGAAGAATCTGATGCTTCTGAAGATACTCATAGTTCAGACACCCCATCCGAACAAAAGGATGATTGTTACATAACGGGGGAGACCTATTTCTCATCTGATGATGAAATACACTTTGGCCCAATGCCAATGGAGTCTCCTAACTACACTTCTGACGATACTCTTCCCATTGGTTCATCTCAAGAAGAGATACCATCCACGTCTCAAGAGGAGAGACCATCAATGTCTCAAGAAGAAATGCCATCTACATCAAGAGAGGTATCACATTTGATAACCCATCAAGAATCTGCTCCAAAGGTGCTGAGACTGTGTCGTGTCAACATTGTTCATGATATGGTAGAAAAGTTTAAAGATGCCAGTGTTGTGGAGGCCAACCTGTAG
- the LOC130562244 gene encoding uncharacterized protein LOC130562244 yields the protein MWLKVYSTNSDPKVISAYYIQAVKERRGCPRRIRADRGTENVGVEQMQMFLRRDATDDFSYHRSFIYGSSNHNQRIESFWSTMRKQNVHFWMNFFQTLKEEGYFTGDFLDRSLVQFCFMGILQVELDEFAQMWNAHRIRTQRNTIAPHGRPTVMYMAPHLYGSADHIFHSDPADVQNCQEECVTPTHPCDDTVFELCCLIMEELNFIVPEDAKSGRELYLRLRQEMLLML from the exons ATGTGGTTAAAAGTGTATTCTACAAACAGCGACCCGAAGGTCATTTCAGCATACTACATTCAAGCCGTAAAAGAAAGGCGAGGATGCCCTCGAAGGATCCGTGCTGATCGGGGAACAGAGAACGTCGGTGTTGAACAGATGCAGATGTTCCTTCGACGTGATGCTACAGATGACTTTTCCTACCACCGCAGTTTCATATACGGTTCAAGTAACCACAACCAAAGGATTGAAAGCTTTTGGAGTACAATGCGCAAGCAAAacgttcatttttggatgaatttcTTTCAGACTCTGAAAGAAGAAGGATATTTTACTGGGGATTTCCTTGATCGATCACTTGTGCAGTTTTGCTTCATGGGAATTTTACAG GTGGAGCTCGATGAGTTTGCTCAGATGTGGAATGCACATCGGATAAGAACACAACGGAATACCATTGCACCGCATGGACGACCGACCGTAATGTATATGGCTCCTCATCTGTACGGATCTGCAGATCATATCTTTCACAGTGACCCCGCCGACGTTCAAAACTGCCAAGAAGAGTGTGTAACGCCGACTCATCCGTGTGACGACACAGTTTTTGAACTCTGTTGCCTGATAATGGAAGAACTTAATTTCATTGTCCCAGAGGATGCAAAGAGTGGCAGAGAGCTTTATTTAAGGCTTAGGCAAGAGATGCTACTTATGCTGTAA